The sequence below is a genomic window from Sphingomonas crusticola.
TTATCGTCTCGGCCGAGGACGGTGCTGAATTTGAGGATCTGAAACCGCTGACGCGGCGGCTGATGGCGCGGGCCGAGGAAGATCTCGGCACCAGGCTCGATTGGGTTGCGGTGGACCATTTCGACACCGGCCATCCCCACACGCACATCATCATGCGCGGCAAGGATGACCGCGGCGCCGACCTCGTCATCGCGCGTGAATATCTCACCACGGGCATGCGAAGGCGCGCGAGCGAGCTGCTCGATCTCGATCTGGGACCGCGCTCATCGCGGGAAATCGAGGCTAGTCGGCGCGCCGAGATCGAGCAGGAAAGACTAACCTCGCTCGACCGCGCTTTGCTGCACGACGCAGACCGCGATTGCATCGTGTCGGCCGCCGCCGGGGACGCCTCCGAGCAGGCCATCCGCACGGGACGGCTCGCCAAGCTCGGACGGCTGGGCCTCGCCGAGCCGATCAGAGGCGGGCAGTGGCGGCTAGCGGACGGCGTGGAAGACACGCTGCGGCGGATGGGCGAACGCGGCGACATCATTCGTACGATGCAGCGCGAATTCACACGCCGCGGGATCACACGCGCACAGGCCGACCAGGCGATCTATGATCCGGCGGCGGGTGACACCTGCCCGCTGGTGGGCCGCGTGGTAGGACGCGGCCTTGCCGACGAACATGGCGATCGCCATTATCTGATCGTCGACGGCATCGACGGCCGCAGCCATTTCGTTGGTATCGGCAGGGGCGCCAGCCTCGACACGATGCTTGAGGGTGCGGTGGTTCGGATCGAGCCGCTTCGCGCCGAGGTGCGGGAGGCCGATCGGACGATCGCGGCGGTCGCTGCGGCCAATGGCGGACGTTACGATATCGACGCCCATCTACGCCATGATCCGAGCGCGACGCAGGACTATGCCGAGGCGCACGTCCAGCGGCTCGAAGCGATGCGCCGGCTGAGCGGGGGCGCGACCCGCGAGCCCTCCGGGCAATGGATCATCTCGACCGATCATCTTGAACGCGCCGCCGCGCATGAGGCCAGAATGGTGCGCGACCGGCCGGTGGCGATCGCGTTACTATCCTCCCGGCCGCTGGCCCAGCTAATTGACGCCGATGCTGCGACTTGGCTCGATCGTGACCTTCTTTCGACCGAACCGGTGGTCACGCGCGATACGGGGTTCGGGACTGAGGTTCGCGATGCGCTTGAGCGTCGTCGGCAATGGCTCGTCACCCACCAATTTGCCGAAGAAGTCGGCGCGCGGACCAGCTACCGGCCCGACCTGCTCGCAACCCTCCAGCGCCGCGAACTCTTACGCGTCGCCGGGCAGCTTTCTGGAGAGCTATATCTTTCCTTTGCCGAGGTCGCACCCGGCGTGCGCATCGATGGCATATTGCGGCGACGTGTTGACTTGGTCAGCGGGCGATTCGCGCTTGTCGAGATGTCGCGCGAATTCACGCTCGTGCCATGGCGCCCGGCGCTGCAGCCGCAGATCGGTAAGCAGGTAACCGGCACCGTGCGCCGCGATGGTGTGAGCTGGTCGATCCGGGGCCGGCAGGGCCCAATCATTTCCTAGGGCCGGATGCTACCTGGGCGAGTACCCCGCACGATTTTGAAATAGGGCTGTTGTATCGTTCATCGCCTCCCGAGGCATGCTGGGGTGGCGGCTGCACACGGGCTTCGTGTCCTCAGATGCGACACAACGGTAACTGGCTGGAAACTGGGCAACCGCGGCTGGGCGGCTCGCTGGGGGACGATCCGGCCCGCTACATAGACAATTCCCCTTATTATCACGCCGACCGCATCCACACGCCGCTGCTGATCCTCGAGGGTACAAACGACTTTGCCGGATTTATCGAGGGGCCGAAGATGTTCGCCGCGCTGCGCAGGTTAGACCGAACCGTCGAGCTGGCGCTATACGATGGCGCCGGTCACTCGCCTTCCAATTTCAAGGCATCGCAGGCGCAGGATCAGGCTATGCGAACGCTGGCCTTCTTAGAGAGGTATATGCCCACCAAAGGTTCGAAGCAGACGGTAACAGATCGCAGAACGCCTCCCTAGCGTTGGCGAGCGGCCTTTCAGGCGGGTGAACCTACGGTATGCTCTAATCGTCACGGCAGCCTGATCAGGCGGACGACCGCTTGGAATCTCTACGTCCACCCAAGGCTTTTTGGCAAACGGAGCGCGTTCCAGCTAGTAGCCCAGCGGCAGGCGCGGCCGCCGCAGCGACCAAAAAAAGCCGCCAATCGCCACGGGACGACCAATATTCTATTTGTCCAGCGGCGAAAAGCCGTGATTAGAGGCGATGACTAGCTGAACGTCTCGAGCGCCACAGTCCATGCTCTTGCCTGCCCGCTCAATGAGCATCCTAGTCCTGACCGATCAGGCACGATCATGCGTCCCTCGCGAGTTTCCAATTTTTCGTTGAACAACGGATCGAGCCAGTCGAAATGCTCGACCCAGGCATTGTGCGGATAAGCGGCGGCCAGGTGGACGTGGATCTCCATCGCGAAGTGCGGCGCCATCGCAAGATGCGCCTGATCGCCCATTGCCATGATCTTGAGGAATTGCGTGATCCCGCCGACGCGCGCGGCATCGGGCTGGATGAAGTCGACCGAACGGTGACGGATCAGCTCCCAATGTTCGGCGACGCTGGTCAGCATCTCACCGGTCGCTATTGGGGTGTCGAGTGCCGCGGCGAGCTGCGCATGGCCTTCCGCGTCATAGGCGTCGAGCGGTTCCTCGATCCACACTAAGCCAAAGCTTTCGAGGCTGCGGCCGACACGGAGCGCGGTCGGGCGATCCCATTGCTGGTTGGCATCAACCATCAGCGGCACGCGGCCATCGATATGCTTGTGGATAGCCC
It includes:
- the rlxS gene encoding relaxase/mobilization nuclease RlxS (I built this because a sul1 chimera in AMR looks like the C-terminus.), whose protein sequence is MTSENEFEPRLGRMRKNGGAARTRRYTGRVLAAANLARGGPLLVNSSANGFSGSRMGRGAGVGRLLARRGTAGLLGSRRVVIKASIVRLAGKGAAGAAAHLRYLERDGTTRTSERGTLYGAESDAADRRAFQERTEGDRHQFRFIVSAEDGAEFEDLKPLTRRLMARAEEDLGTRLDWVAVDHFDTGHPHTHIIMRGKDDRGADLVIAREYLTTGMRRRASELLDLDLGPRSSREIEASRRAEIEQERLTSLDRALLHDADRDCIVSAAAGDASEQAIRTGRLAKLGRLGLAEPIRGGQWRLADGVEDTLRRMGERGDIIRTMQREFTRRGITRAQADQAIYDPAAGDTCPLVGRVVGRGLADEHGDRHYLIVDGIDGRSHFVGIGRGASLDTMLEGAVVRIEPLRAEVREADRTIAAVAAANGGRYDIDAHLRHDPSATQDYAEAHVQRLEAMRRLSGGATREPSGQWIISTDHLERAAAHEARMVRDRPVAIALLSSRPLAQLIDADAATWLDRDLLSTEPVVTRDTGFGTEVRDALERRRQWLVTHQFAEEVGARTSYRPDLLATLQRRELLRVAGQLSGELYLSFAEVAPGVRIDGILRRRVDLVSGRFALVEMSREFTLVPWRPALQPQIGKQVTGTVRRDGVSWSIRGRQGPIIS
- a CDS encoding alpha/beta hydrolase family protein, which produces MRHNGNWLETGQPRLGGSLGDDPARYIDNSPYYHADRIHTPLLILEGTNDFAGFIEGPKMFAALRRLDRTVELALYDGAGHSPSNFKASQAQDQAMRTLAFLERYMPTKGSKQTVTDRRTPP